A genomic stretch from Malus domestica chromosome 15, GDT2T_hap1 includes:
- the LOC103455880 gene encoding WD repeat-containing protein PCN-like — protein MSEAYRTSSVDWKPSPLVALATSVDDSQVAAAREDGSLEIWLVSPGSVGWHCQLTIHGDPESRVSSLIWCRAGSKGLPCGRLFSSSINGSVLQWDLFHLKQKTVLDSIGVSIWQMAVAPCSSDIESKDYPIGNGCLKANSTEGGDPETSDSEDDSDSAEINEQSVVEDQLVALACDDGCVRIYSITKTDEFVYTRSLPRVSGRVLSVTWSPDTKFIYSGSSDGMIRCWDAKLGHEIYRITVGLGGLGSGPELCVWSLLSLRCGNLVSADSTGSVQFWDSQHGTLLQAHSYHKGDVNALAAAPSHNRVFSAGSDGQVILYKLSSVTVGSSDDKSSSELLKKWIYVGLVKAHTHDVRALTVAVPISREDPLPDEGIKIHRKERRKITRNNINEFSYRKWAHLGVPMLISAGDDTKLIAYPVKEFTQFKPHDICPAPQRLPIQLVLNRTSKQSLLLVQASSWVDILLVRAQSGTFSKIAPVSKWGQASTDLLVRVKSKAYRKIICSTISNTGVLFAYSDHVKPSLYELKKNKVGKSALTVNKRQLPQKLPFAHSMVFSSDSSRLMIAGHDRRIYVVDVSREELVHRFTPCRDLQDQELPPSEPPITKLFTSCDGQWLAAINCFGDIYVFNLEIQRQHWFISRLNGASVTAGGFSPRNNNVLVITTSSNHVYALDVEERELGNWSRQHTYCLPKKFQEFPGEVIGLSFPPSSSSSAVIVYSARAMCWIDFGKPIDPDDESGMPNGQNPTSMNLQSSNSIKKILKRKLTDSETESRLMAMKNFDFIWFPSPALFLGHLSNSSLLMIDKPWMEVVKSLDSAPVHRHVYGT, from the exons ATGTCTGAAGCTTACAGGACCAGCTCCGTCGATTGGAAGCCCTCTCCCTTGGTTGCCCTAGCCACCAGCGTCGACGACTCCCAAGTCGCCGCTGCTCGCGAGGATGGCTCCCTCGAGATTTGGCTCGTCTCCCCCGGCTCCGTCGGCTGGCACTGTCAGCTG ACGATTCATGGCGATCCTGAATCGAGAGTATCGTCGCTTATTTGGTGTCGTGCCGGCTCGAAAGGATTGCCTTGTGGACGGTTGTTTTCCTCGAGCATCAATGGTTCAGTTTTGCAGTGGGATCTTTTCCATTTGAAGCAGAAG ACCGTGTTGGATTCTATTGGGGTCTCGATCTGGCAAATGGCTGTTGCACCATGTAGTAGTGATATAGAATCAAAGGACTACCCTATTGGAAATGGGTGTTTAAAAGCTAATAGTACCGAGGGGGGTGATCCAGAAACAAGCGATAGCGAAGATGATTCCGACTCCGCTGAGATTAATGAACAATCAGTTGTTGAGGACCAGCTTGTGGCATTAGCTTGTGATGATGGTTGTGTGCGAATATACAGTATTACTAAAACAGATGAGTTTGTTTACACTAGATCGTTGCCTAGGGTCAGTG GACGTGTCTTGAGTGTGACATGGAGTCCTGAtactaaatttatatattcggGGAGTAGTGATGG GATGATAAGATGCTGGGATGCTAAATTGGGCCATGAAATCTATAGGATTACAGTTGGGCTTGGAGGTCTGGGAAGTGGACCTGAACTTTGTGTTTGGTCGTTACTTTCTCTGAG GTGTGGGAACCTTGTCAGTGCAGACAGTACTGGCAGTGTTCAGTTTTGGGACAGTCAGCATGGAACTCTATTGCAGGCACATTCGTACCACAAAGGTGATGTAAATGCTCTGGCAGCAGCCCCCAGCCATAATAGGGTGTTTTCCGCTGGTTCTGATGGTCAG GTTATTCTTTATAAGCTCTCTAGTGTGACGGTGGGATCTAGTGATGACAAGTCTTCTTCTGAGTTATTGAAGAAATGGATCTATGTTGGTCTTGTAAAAGCTCATACACACGATGTTAGGGCTTTGACAGTGGCTGTACCAATCAGCAGAGAAG ATCCCTTGCCAGATGAAGGTATAAAAATACACCGTAAAGAACGTCGTAAGATAACGCGTAATAATATTAATGAGTTTAGTTATCGTAAATGGGCACATTTGGGTGTTCCCATGCTTATATCTGCTGGTGATGACACAAAGTTAATCGCATATCCTGTTAAGGAGTTCACACAGTTTAAACCTCATGATATCTGCCCTGCGCCTCAGAGACTACCAATTCAACTGGTGCTTAATAGAACATCCAAACAGTCATTGCTTCTTGTACAAGCTTCTAGTTGGGTGGATATTCTTCTTGTACGTGCACAAAGTGGCACCTTTTCCAAGATAGCTCCTGTCTCCaaatggggccaagcctcaacAGATCTTTTGGTTCGAGTCAAGAGTAAGGCATATCGGAAGATCATTTGCAGCACAATTTCTAATACGGGAGTGCTTTTTGCATATTCTGATCATGTGAAACCTAGCCTATATGAACTGAAGAAGAATAAAGTTGGCAAAAGTGCACTGACTGTTAATAAAAGACAGCTTCCACAGAAACTACCATTTGCCCATTCCATGGTTTTTAGTTCTGATTCTTCTCGCTTGATGATAGCTGGGCATGATAGAAGAATATAT GTTGTGGATGTGAGCAGAGAAGAACTAGTGCACAGGTTCACCCCTTGTCGCGATTTGCAGGATCAAGAATTACCAcctagtgagcctcccataacaaAACTGTTCACCAGTTGTGATGGGCAGTGGTTGGCTGCCATCAACTGCTTTGGAGATATTTATGTATTTAATCTGGAGATACAAAG GCAGCACTGGTTCATTTCAAGACTAAATGGCGCATCTGTGACAGCTGGTGGTTTTTCTCCTCGAAACAACAATGTGCTTGTAATCACAACCTCTTCAAATCATGTATATGCATTGGATGTTGAGGAGAGAGAACTGGGAAACTGGTCGAGGCAGCATACGTATTGTCTACCAAAGAAATTCCAAGAATTTCCAGGCGAAGTTATTGGGCTCTCTTTCCCACCCTCCTCAAGTTCATCTGCTGTTATTGTTTACAGTGCCAG GGCAATGTGCTGGATTGATTTTGGGAAGCCCATTGATCCAGACGATGAAAGTGGCATGCCAAACGGTCAGAATCCGACATCGATGAATTTGCAAAGTAGTAATTCGATTAAGAAGATTCTAAAACGTAAATTGACAGACAGTGAAACTGAGAGTAGACTTATGGCTATGaagaattttgattttatttggtTCCCAAGTCCAGCTTTATTTTTGGGTCATCTTTCGAATAGTTCTCTGTTGATGATAGACAAACCGTGGATGGAAGTGGTTAAATCGTTGGACTCTGCACCTGTACACAGACATGTTTACGGGACATAA